Proteins encoded together in one Parcubacteria group bacterium window:
- the rplT gene encoding 50S ribosomal protein L20, producing the protein MPRVKRGVTASKRRKKVIKIAKGYKWRRKTNYIAAKEAVIKAGKYAYRDRRTKKRTNRSLWIVRLNNALKENGLRYNLFIKLLKDKKIELDRKVLSQLAIESPEAFKKFVESVK; encoded by the coding sequence ATGCCAAGAGTAAAACGCGGAGTGACCGCTTCCAAAAGAAGAAAGAAAGTAATAAAAATAGCCAAAGGCTACAAATGGAGAAGAAAAACCAACTATATAGCCGCTAAAGAAGCTGTCATTAAGGCTGGAAAATACGCCTATCGAGACAGACGTACCAAAAAAAGAACCAACCGATCCCTTTGGATTGTCCGCCTCAATAACGCCCTCAAAGAAAACGGCCTGCGCTACAATCTTTTCATCAAGCTTCTAAAGGACAAAAAAATAGAACTCGACCGAAAAGTTTTATCGCAACTTGCCATTGAAAGTCCGGAAGCTTTTAAGAAA
- the infC gene encoding translation initiation factor IF-3 yields MIQFVPSDLSVLSKFIRRVFRPRQKIARDPHALRINEFIRVPRIMLIDDQGNNLGDMETWKALEISKERELDLVEVFPKAVPPVCKIMDYGKHQYQQSKQTRLAQAKQKKVELKGIRIGLKIGEHDLNFKKEQTDKFLSKGNKVKIELVLKGREKMHRDLGRKNLENFIFQITTPHKLEEPIKGTPQGFNVIVAPE; encoded by the coding sequence TTGATCCAATTTGTCCCATCGGACTTATCGGTTCTATCCAAATTTATACGCAGAGTTTTTAGACCAAGACAAAAAATAGCGAGGGATCCTCATGCACTCCGGATTAATGAATTTATCAGAGTTCCGCGAATAATGCTTATTGACGATCAAGGAAACAACTTGGGCGATATGGAAACGTGGAAAGCTTTGGAAATTTCCAAGGAGCGCGAATTGGATTTAGTTGAAGTCTTTCCTAAAGCTGTTCCTCCTGTTTGCAAAATAATGGACTACGGAAAGCACCAGTACCAGCAATCAAAGCAAACTCGTTTGGCTCAGGCCAAACAAAAGAAAGTTGAGCTTAAGGGAATTCGAATAGGACTCAAAATTGGAGAGCATGATTTAAATTTCAAAAAAGAACAGACTGACAAATTTTTAAGCAAAGGGAATAAAGTCAAAATAGAACTGGTCCTCAAGGGAAGAGAAAAAATGCACCGAGACCTCGGCAGAAAAAATCTCGAAAATTTCATCTTCCAGATCACCACTCCCCACAAACTCGAAGAGCCGATAAAGGGAACTCCCCAGGGATTCAATGTCATAGTCGCCCCGGAATAA
- a CDS encoding 50S ribosomal protein L35: MKQKTKKSVIKKVKITKNGKVIVRHSGQNHYNTRETGNFKRKKRRDIRLFRTDEKNIIKGLPNL; this comes from the coding sequence ATGAAGCAAAAGACCAAAAAATCAGTAATCAAAAAAGTCAAAATTACCAAGAATGGAAAGGTCATAGTCAGACATTCCGGACAAAATCATTATAATACGCGAGAAACCGGAAATTTTAAAAGGAAAAAGCGAAGAGACATCAGACTCTTTAGAACTGACGAAAAAAACATAATCAAAGGATTGCCGAACTTATAA